Part of the Aquimarina sp. TRL1 genome, AGATAGGCATCAGTCATTACTGATACCCCATGATATCCTATCATACATCTTGTGTCATTTGCTGCCAGTTCCCACATAGGAATTTCTCCGAACTGTTCATGCTTTTTTTGTAAGGTAACTACGATATCTCTGGTTATTTCCGGTTCTAATATGGTTAATAGGGGGTGTAATCCTCTAAAAGTATCCCATAACGAAAAAACTGTGTAATTGGTAAAACCTTTTGCTGTGTGTATCTGGTCATCCATTCCCCTGTATTTTCCATCTACATCATTGTATAAATTCGGAGTCAGTAAACTATGGTATAATGCAGTATAAAAGATTTCTTTTTTTGTTTCATCAGCATCCGTTACTTCTATCTTACTCAGCATCGTATTCCAGATAGTTCTTGCTTCTTCTCTCACTTTCTCAAAATCCCAATGAGACATCTCAGCATCCAGATTTTTTTTCGCTCCCTCGATACTAACTGCAGAAAGAGCTACTTTTGCCATTACTTCTTTTTCTTTAGGGTCAAATGTCAGTGCTGCGATTATTTTCTTATTGCGAAATTGCTTTTCTTTTGTTTCTTTTTTATCTCCACAAAGCACCTCATAAGATTGTATTGGTTTGGAAAAACGCGCTACAAAATATTGGCGCTGATTTCCTGCCCAGGCTTTAGACCTTCTATATCCGGCAATCTCTGTATCACTGATAATTTCGAATTCCGCCTCTACAACCGGATCTCGATGTTCCAGGTCAATAATGATATGTTTTTCTTCTTCTCCTGAAGAAAACGTATACCGATGTACTCCTACTCGTTTAGTGGCTGTTAACTCTGCTGTAACGGCATAATCCTCCAGCATCACCGAGTAATATCCCGGACTTGCTGATTCGTTTTCATGATGATATCTCGATCGATACCCTTCATCAGGATTGGTTACTGCTCCTGCTTGTAGTTTTATTGCTCCGGTAGTAGGCATCAATAGAATATCTCCAAGATCAGGAACTCCTGTCCCTGAAAGGTGCGTATGTGTAAAACCAATAATGGAAGGGTCCATATAGTCGTATCCAGCACAAGCTGGCCAACTGGTATGATCATTTCTTGTATCCGGGCTTAACTGTACCATCCCAAAAGGGAGCATAGCCCCGGGAAAGGTATGCCCTGGGGATTTGGTTCCTATAAAGACATCTACATAGTCTACTGCTTTTTTAGATTCAGTTTGGGTACATCTTCCCCCGATAATTCCCAGTAAAAAAAGTAGTAGTATTTTTTTTGCCTTATTCATATTACAGATTTTGATTGTATATTCTTTTATCAATTCGCTAAATGTGCTTATCAGTTTCCGAAATCTATTCCGATGTTTCTCTCTCTCAGATACGTTGCTGTTCTCTAAAATAACATAATCATGAAAGACAGCATCTATATATAGAAGCTGCCTTTCTCTAATTAAAACAAAATAAGCTATTAAGAGGTATTCTTTATAAATTAATAACCCGGATTTTGCTTCAAAGCACCTTTAGCGGCATTAATAGCGTCTAATGGTATCGGGTAATATTCATTTTTCCCCGATGTAAAACTTGCTCCGTTAAGATATACCCGTTTGGTTGCTTCTTCGCTTACATATTCATTGAGTACCTGAGAGGCAATTCCCCATCGTACCATATCAAAGAAACGGTGTCCTTCTGAAGCGAGTTCTAACCTTCTTTCAAACCGTACTGCTTTTATAGCATAGTCTCTATCCGGAAATGATGTATACTCGCTAATCACGTAATTCGCAGCGGGAGTTCCTCCTTCATTTTTCACAAAACCTTCGGGATTTGCTGCTCTTGCTCGAATCATATTTACCAGATTCATCGCTTCTGTTAATTGTCCTTCATCTGCATGAATTTCTGCCCTCCACAACAACACATCCGCATATCGAATCAATGGAGTATTAATTGCATTATACTGTGGCGCTCCTGCAGCAGAGATGGTTCCTTCCTGTGATTTTAACACCTCATGCTTCTTACCTACATACGGTCCTCCATTGGATTGATCACGTACCCATCTGGATCCTGGCATTGCTCCCCATCCTAGGTATTCAATCCCTCTTCGTCCTACTGTCCAATCTAATCTTGGGTCCAAATTCCCTGCGTATGGAGTAAAGGGTTCTTCAGAACTCACTCCCTGGTCACTATGAACATCTTCATCATTAAATGTATCTAATAAAGGGAGGCCATCTGCATCTGTTTTAAAGGCATTGACAAGGTTTTGACTTGGTTGAAAAAACCCGCAGCATCCTCCTCCCGGAGCATCTGATGCATACGGGTGATTTAGTCGGTTTCCTCTGTTACCATTAATAAATCCGTCTCCTCCATCATTTACAGAATTCTGAACAGCAAAAACAGATTCTGAATTATTGTCTTTTTCTCCATTAAAATTATCGTGATAATAAGGGACTAATTGAAACGGTCCGCCACTTATAATATCATCCAATACTGGCTTAGCAGCTGCAAAGTCATTTTGAAACATATGCGCTTTTGCCAAATACGCTTTGGCAATCCATGAGGTAGCTCTTCCTGCATCATCCTGCATTTCCGGCAATACTGCAATTGCTGCCAGTAGATCTTCTTCTATCAACGGCCAAACATCCACATCATTAGGAGGCGTAGTAGTTAACGCTTCTGTCATATACGGAATATTATTCCATATTTTTTTGATCTCGAAATGATAATACGCTCTCAGAAACTTGGCTTCTCCCCCCAATACTGATAAGGCTTCTTCTGACTCCCCATTTTCAATAGCAATAGCAATAGAGCTTAGCGTTTGATTCGCTCTGGAAATTCCTTCATACATGGCTTTCCATTTTCTAGACAAATAGATATTTGTAGTTCCCGGAGTATATCGTTCTACATCATTTAACTGTGGTTGATCATCAATAGAGGATCCTTTATAAAAATCATCAGATGCTACATCACCAAGTGCCCAGTTAGAAGCCGGAGCCCAAAAATATCCAGGGTTTCCATCTAACATAGCGTAGGAACTGATTAATTGCTGTCCTACCCATTCTTTATCGAATGTAATCACCCCTTCTACCAGAGAGGCTTGCGGAGCTATATCCAGCTCATGATCGCATGAAATAGTCAATAGACTCGCCCATGCTAGTATTATTATTCTTTTCATGTGTTTATAATATTGTTTTAGAAATCACATGGAACGCACCAGAAAATTATTTTCAATCTGTCTTATTTTTTTCATGGTTCGTTTCATTTCTTTTCGTATTATTCTTAATTCGCTAATCCATTTTACGCTTTTAGTATACCATCTAATACTTTATGTATTCTATAACGTAAGGTTAACTCCCAATAAAAAAGACTGTGTAACTGGATAAGCTCCTCTGTCAATTCCTATATCGAGATTTACAGAATCTCCTCCATAACGTTGTAAATTAATTTCAGGATCTAGACCTGTATATTTAGTCCAGGTGAATAAGTTTTTAGCCTGCAAATACAACCTTAGTTTATCGATTTTTAGTTTAGAAGTAACGTCTTCTGGTAATGTATACCCCAATTGAACATTCTTTAATCGTAGATACGATCCATCTTCTATATAATAACTACTCGCACTCGAATAGTGTTCTGCAGGATTATTAGACAACAGTGGCAATCGCCCTCCTCTGTTTGTCGGACTCCAGGAATTTAAATAATCGCGGCTCTTAGCTCCCGGAAAACTGTTAAAATCCGTAAAGAATTTTGTAAAATTATAGATGTCATTCCCTTGACTTCCTTGAAAAAACAGGCTAAAATCGAAATTTTTATACGCTGCTCCCATATTAAGACTATAAGTAAAATCAGGATGCGGACTCCCTATAAAATCACGATCTTCATCATTAATAATACCATCTCCATTAAGATCTCGATATTTAAAGGTCCCTATTCCCTTTCCTAAATAATCTCCAGTCTGATCCAAATCTGCCTGATCCTGGATAATCCCATCAATAACAAACCCATGAAAAGAAGCGATCGGTTGCCCTGCTTGTGTTCTGGAAGGTCTTGTTTCTCTTGCTACACTTCCTACTAAAAAGTAATCTGGATTATCAGACAAACTCTTTACTGTATTTTTATATGAAGAGACATTAAGTGCCAGATTATATGAGAAATTTTCATTGAGTTTATCATTATATCCTAAAGAAATATCAAATCCTTTATTCTCTACAGAACCAGCATTTATAAATTTTGATTGCGCATATCCTATCAAGGTAATATCTGCCTGGTCCTGTACCAGTAACCTATCAGTAAGTGCCTGATAATATTCTATCCCAAAACTAACTTTGTTATCTAAAAATGCCCCGTCAATTCCTATATTTTTTGTTTTGGTAGTTTCCCATTCCAGGTCTTTATTCCCGTGAATAAACAGGCTATATCCTGGAACTACACTGGAATTACTTCCACCAATATCATAATTGGTATTGTCATCATTAAGATACTGACTAAAAATTCGTCCTTGCGGAATACTTTCATTTCCTAACTCTCCATATCCTGCTTTAATTTTAAGATCGTTTATAAAAGAAACATCTTCCATAAAAGCTTCATTAGACAATCTCCATGCGACACTATACGATGGAAAATAATCGGATCTTTTACTTTTAGAAAATTTAGAGGTAGCGTCTCTTCTCAAAGAAAAAGATGCTAAATATCGATTATCATAATTGTAATCCAATTTTCCGAAGGCTGAAAAGTAAGCACTTTTTACTCCTCCTCCGTTATTATCTCTGGTTCCTGTCCCTCTATCAAGGTATCTGTAATCCAGATCATCTGTAAAAAAATCTGTTCTGGAAGCACTTAGAAACTTACTTTGAGTTTTATGATATTCTGTTCCTAGCATTGCATCAATTGTATGATCACCTAATGCTTTGGAATAACTAAGTGTGTTATACCAGGTCGAAGATATTGTATACCCATTGCTTTCGATCAGTCTATTAACAGAATTAGGTTCTGCCACTTCCGGATTGAGAAAAACATAAAAGGAACTATGTGTTGTATCATAATTTAGTCCCATATTAGTTTTAAAAGTAAGCCCTTCTATCAAATCTGCTTCTGCATATACATTTCCAATCGCTCTAAATCTACGGGATAAATTATCTTTATTACGGATAGCACTTGCTACCGGATTAATTCCATTTCCTAATCCCACACTTTGAGGTCCCGCATAATTCCCTGCTATATCATGTACAGGAATAATCGGTTGGGCTCTATACAGGAAAGAAATATCTCCTCCTGTAGACTGATTACCAATAGACCCCACTCTATCTGAATATGAAATATTAAATGATTCTCCTATCCTAAAAGATTTAGATGCCTTAAATTCTGAATTTACTCGTAATGTATATCTATCATAAAATGTTTTTAGCGCAACTCCTTCTTGTTTTAACGCTCCTAAACCGACATGAAATCTCACATTTTCAGACCCTCCTGACATTCCTAAATTGTAGTTTTGTACAAAAGCATCATTAAAATAGGCATCAAACCAATCAGTTCCTTCTTTATTAGCCTTCGTTATCTTATTTGTCCTTGGATCATAGGTAGATTCATCCGCTACATCGGCACCTGTTGGTGTCAGATAATTAGGTAACACCGGAGTTTCTCCACTACCGTATTGTGGATGAGAAGGAGCGAATCCATCATTTTTAAATCGTGTCCAGATTACATTAGCTATTTCCTGCGGAGATAATAAGTCTGGAAATGCTGATTCAGGGACACTATCTACTCCAAAACTAGAATTAAATGTTATAGTAGCTCCTCCATTGTATTTTCCTCCTTTTGTCGTTATGAGAATAACTCCGTTTGCTGCTCTAAATCCATATATAGCTGCCGAAGAGGCATCTTTCAGGATTTGCACAGATTCTATATCCGCAGGATTTAACTGGTTAATTCCTGTTGTAGTTGGTGTTCCATCAATTACATATAGCGGGTCATTATTGTTAATCGTTCCGAATCCCCGGATTCGAACCATTGCAGCTCCTCCCGGACCTCCTTCTGATCCTACTGTAACTCCTGACGCTAGTCCTTGCAATGATTGTTCTATATCCACCGGTGAGGTCGCAGCTATATCTTCTGCCTTAACAACACTTACAGAACCTGTAATATTCCTTACAGATTGCTTAGAATATCCCGTTACAACAACCTCCCCTAACTGACTTGAAGCTTCGACTAATACGACATCATACACTATCGATTCTCCTACAATATATTTTTGGGTTTCCATTCCTAAATAGCTATACAAGACAACTTCTCCTTTAT contains:
- a CDS encoding RagB/SusD family nutrient uptake outer membrane protein — encoded protein: MKRIIILAWASLLTISCDHELDIAPQASLVEGVITFDKEWVGQQLISSYAMLDGNPGYFWAPASNWALGDVASDDFYKGSSIDDQPQLNDVERYTPGTTNIYLSRKWKAMYEGISRANQTLSSIAIAIENGESEEALSVLGGEAKFLRAYYHFEIKKIWNNIPYMTEALTTTPPNDVDVWPLIEEDLLAAIAVLPEMQDDAGRATSWIAKAYLAKAHMFQNDFAAAKPVLDDIISGGPFQLVPYYHDNFNGEKDNNSESVFAVQNSVNDGGDGFINGNRGNRLNHPYASDAPGGGCCGFFQPSQNLVNAFKTDADGLPLLDTFNDEDVHSDQGVSSEEPFTPYAGNLDPRLDWTVGRRGIEYLGWGAMPGSRWVRDQSNGGPYVGKKHEVLKSQEGTISAAGAPQYNAINTPLIRYADVLLWRAEIHADEGQLTEAMNLVNMIRARAANPEGFVKNEGGTPAANYVISEYTSFPDRDYAIKAVRFERRLELASEGHRFFDMVRWGIASQVLNEYVSEEATKRVYLNGASFTSGKNEYYPIPLDAINAAKGALKQNPGY
- a CDS encoding TonB-dependent receptor, coding for MKKKINNIFFVVPFLFFVNMAWAQEIVLTGKVMDGDGMLLPGVNVIIEGSSKGTQTDFDGKYTLQVHKGEVVLYSYLGMETQKYIVGESIVYDVVLVEASSQLGEVVVTGYSKQSVRNITGSVSVVKAEDIAATSPVDIEQSLQGLASGVTVGSEGGPGGAAMVRIRGFGTINNNDPLYVIDGTPTTTGINQLNPADIESVQILKDASSAAIYGFRAANGVILITTKGGKYNGGATITFNSSFGVDSVPESAFPDLLSPQEIANVIWTRFKNDGFAPSHPQYGSGETPVLPNYLTPTGADVADESTYDPRTNKITKANKEGTDWFDAYFNDAFVQNYNLGMSGGSENVRFHVGLGALKQEGVALKTFYDRYTLRVNSEFKASKSFRIGESFNISYSDRVGSIGNQSTGGDISFLYRAQPIIPVHDIAGNYAGPQSVGLGNGINPVASAIRNKDNLSRRFRAIGNVYAEADLIEGLTFKTNMGLNYDTTHSSFYVFLNPEVAEPNSVNRLIESNGYTISSTWYNTLSYSKALGDHTIDAMLGTEYHKTQSKFLSASRTDFFTDDLDYRYLDRGTGTRDNNGGGVKSAYFSAFGKLDYNYDNRYLASFSLRRDATSKFSKSKRSDYFPSYSVAWRLSNEAFMEDVSFINDLKIKAGYGELGNESIPQGRIFSQYLNDDNTNYDIGGSNSSVVPGYSLFIHGNKDLEWETTKTKNIGIDGAFLDNKVSFGIEYYQALTDRLLVQDQADITLIGYAQSKFINAGSVENKGFDISLGYNDKLNENFSYNLALNVSSYKNTVKSLSDNPDYFLVGSVARETRPSRTQAGQPIASFHGFVIDGIIQDQADLDQTGDYLGKGIGTFKYRDLNGDGIINDEDRDFIGSPHPDFTYSLNMGAAYKNFDFSLFFQGSQGNDIYNFTKFFTDFNSFPGAKSRDYLNSWSPTNRGGRLPLLSNNPAEHYSSASSYYIEDGSYLRLKNVQLGYTLPEDVTSKLKIDKLRLYLQAKNLFTWTKYTGLDPEINLQRYGGDSVNLDIGIDRGAYPVTQSFLLGVNLTL